In the genome of Flavobacteriaceae bacterium YJPT1-3, the window TTCCCGGACATCCGTCACGTGCACGGCTCTGAGACCATACAGGGAGAGTCTTTCCCAAACCTCTACACCTTGCGGGGAACGAAGTACAGAGACCTGGTCAAATGGTACAAAGGCGTTGACAATTTATTGGACTACGCCAAACAAAGTGACAGTTATAGCCATTCCCACATGCGATCTTGGGTAGGCAACGACTTTATTGTGGAGCGTATCCAGAACTACCGCGATGCCATTCAGTATGTACACGATCAGTCCATTTACCACATTAATAAAGGCGCTACTGCGGAAGAATTGGTGGATTTAGTGCAACTCCCGCAACATTTGAAAAGCGATCCCTGGCTACAGGAATTTTATGGCAGTGTAGAACACGTAGTGCGTAATGTCTACAACGGTTATTTGGGCTGGTACACTGGAGATGCCACCCAATTAGCAACCCCTTCGTTTGAGCGTAAAGCCAAGCTTTATGTTTCTGCCCTGGGTGGTCGAGACAACATTCTAAAGATTGCTCAAGAGGCTATTGACGCTCAGGACTACGGCTGGGCGATGGAGATCACTACCCATGTGATAAGATCGAATCCGGAAGATCAGGAAGCTCGTAACCTCAAGGCGAAGGCTATGGAGGAATGGGGCTACGATCAGGCCAACATCTATTACCGCAATTTCGCCCTTTCCGGGGCTAAAGAATTGGATGGTTCTCTGGATAAATCAGGAGCTTTCGATTTTGCCAATCCGGTCATCATTGAACAGTTCGCCATTGGCACCATACTTGAAAATCTACGGGTTAGCGTGAATGCTGAAAAAGCAAAAGACGCCGATTTCAAAATTGGATTTAAGATCACTGATCGCGAGGAACAATTCGGTTTTCATGTCCGTAACGGTCTCGCTGCCTTCTACGAACGCATTCCAGAAAATGCTGATGTCGTGGTCAGTATCCCCAGCCAGGTGGTGTATGATTTCGTACTGGGTAAGGCCCGGGTTAAGGATGCCATAAACAATGGAAAGGGCAGTGCTGAAGGAGATTTGGATCAGCTAGATGTTTTTGCCAATTATTTTGACTTTGGAAAATCAAACATCAATTTGTCTTCACGATAAGCAGTTGCTGAGCAGCTAACTCACAGGAATCGCATGCCTTGCTGGAGAACTTCAGCTTTTACGTATGCCTAGAGTAACACCCTATGGATGTCGCCATACTCCCACTAGCTTTAACGGTCATGCTTGGACCTCAGATTCTGGTGGCCATGCTACTGGTCACCAGAGAAGATGCGGTCAGCAGTTCCTTAGTTTATGTTTCAGCAGTGGGGATTACTTTGTTAACGACCACCTATGTGTATTACCGTCTTGCTCAGGCGACCGATCTTCATACGCTGGCTGTAGGAAACAGACCCAGTTTTCGATATGTGCTTATCCTCCTGTTTATCTACCTCATTGGCCGATCGATCCTAAATCGCAAGCAAATCACGGAACCTCCAAAATGGATGCAGGGCATCACCAAAGCCTCCTACGGGAAGATCTTCGCTTTGGGATGCGCCTTAATTGCATTCATGCCTACCGATATAGCCGTTTCTTTTTCCGTTGGGAGCTTGCTCCATAGTCAAGATTTGATCTTTTGGAAAATACTCCCCTTCTTGGGTGTGGTTATGATTATCGCTGCGCTCCCCTTGCTGTTTTTTCTGGCGTTAGGATCACGCGGACCTCAGTATTTGCAACAGGTAAATCAATGGTTAAATACGCATGGCTATCTTATTAACGTCATCTTATTCTCCTACTTTATTTTTTTGTTAGTATGACCCGAGCACTTTATATTTTTAGATACAGTCTTCAGTATCACGTTAACTCTCGCGCTAAGCTCTTGAAAAGAAAGCCGCTGTCCCTTCTGCTTCTTCTCCTTCCACTACTTTCCCTGCAAGCCCAAAAATCAAACTGTGAATGCGAAAAAGACTTTCTTTTTCTTCATGAAAAAATCGAAAGAACACCGGCCTATAAAATTAATAGAACAGCTTATCAGTCGACACGGGCTGAATTGCAAAATGCCGCCAGCTCCGCGCAATCCCAGTATGAATGTTACCTGATTCTCAACAAACTCCTGCTTCCTTTAAACGATAACCACAGCCGAATCTACGGGATCGATCCGGGGGCGACCAGCGAACTTAGAAGTCGGCCGGAGGGTTTGGCTCCATTTAAAAAAACGGCCTTGTATTCGGCCTACCCTAAAACTGCGCTCGATCTCGACAGCTTAAAAATCGCGCTAAGCGATAAACCGGCGACCAATCTGGAAGGTATCTACACCCGTGGAGATTCCCTACGTATAGGGCTGGTAAAGACTCACAAGGTTGTAGAGTACCAGGCGATCGTGCTCAGCGAGGGCTTCGAGCTGTGGTCACCCGGAGAAGTCATTTATAGCTATATACCTTATGGGAACGACTATTTACTGGGGGTGGGCGGAGGCATTTCCTCCAAAAGAATGATCGCCTACACGGAGCGTATCGATCAGGGTACTTTTGCCTTTATGGGCTTTTCAAAACATTCGGAGCAGTTCAATTATGGGGCTAAACTGCCTACTGATAACCTCTATTTCCGCCAGGAACTTGGCCCGGAAATCACTTACCTGAGCGTAGGAAGTTTCAATTCCTGGTATCCTACCCTTTCAGACGCAGAAGCTTTTTATGCGTCTCTGGAAAACAGCTTGACTAAAGAGCATCTTATTCTGGACCTTCGCAACAATGGTGGTGGCGGTGAACGCAATTCTAACCTCCTCTTAAAAATCCTAAAGAAGTATGCAAAAGAGCATAACCTTTACGTACTTACCAATCACCGCACGGCCAGCAACGCGGAACAGTTTACCCACGAGTTACGTTCCTGGAAAAGGGCGACCATCTTTGGACAACGCACCAATGGAACCCTAGCTTATGAGATCAAAGACTCTTCCTATGAATTACCCTGCGGGCAATTTGTAGCCATACTCAGTTCGAAAAAGCATGCTGAATATCTTCCTTTTGAATCTCAAGGCCTAGAACCTGATCACCTTTTAGACCCCACCAGCGACTGGATTGAACAGGTGGTTGAGTATATTAGAAATCATTAAGCAAAAAATAAAACATGTACAGCTTTTTAAAATACCTTCGACCCCTAGGGGTCATCGCTTTAATTTTACTTTTGATCGGGTGCACTACGAGCCATTCCCCAGAACCTGAGATTGACCCGGACCCATCCAGTGAAAAAAAAGCCATTCTCGCTGCCTTAAATCAGGAAACCCAGGCGGCCTTCACTCGGGATTATGAAGCCTGGAAAAGCTACTGGATCCAGGAACCCTACGTCACTAAATATTATCTGCATCTTCCAGACAGCAGTTTTACCCAAACCGAAGGCTGGACCGCCATTGATGACTTTGTGCAAAGCTATATGACTGATCATCCTGAACCCGATCCGTTGCCTGCTCCATTAACCGAGGCTGATATCAGACTCTATGGCACCGGAGCCTGGGTTACTTACGAGCAAATCGATCCCGCCCGAGGGCGAAAAAAGGAAACCCGATTGATGGAAAAGGACAATGGTCAGTGGAAGATTGCCGGAATGAAAACCATTATTTACGGGGGTCATTAAGATTCTCGCTTGCGATTCAATTACGATCTGAACGCCTAAGCTTTTCTTTCCTAACTTACTAGAGCCAAAACAAAATCGTTATTAGATCCTCCTGTTAACTACGCGAGCATGCATGACCTTTTTCTCAGTTATTCAAAGTCCGATCTTAAGATCGCTAAAAAGATTGCTCAGGCGCTTGAAAAAGAAGGTATTGATGTCTGGTGGGACCACGATATTGCGACGGGAGATACCTGGGATACCGCTATTGAAAAGGCCATTGATAGTTGCCGCTGCGTCGTTGTGCTCTGGTCACCTAGCGCCGTCGATAGCGAGTGGGTGCGTATAGAAGCGGCTGAGGGTAAAAAACGGAATATTCTTATTCCTGTTCGAATTATCAAAACAGAGGTCCCTCTGGCCTTTCGCAGACGGCAGTATAGCGATCTTATCCAATGGTCCGGCAATCACAAAGATCCGGCCTTCCTCAAATTAGTGAACGATATCAAACAGGTGCTACAAGGTGCTAAAACCGCGCAGCAGGACTTGCTGACTCCAGCATCCAAAACCGAATCTAGTTATCCATTAAAGAAAAAACAGTGGACGGTCATTATTGGAGCGCTGCTGCTCATTACCGTTTTTGTTTTGTATTTCCAGGGGCAGCTATCTTTTCCATCTACGTCTGCTGAAAAGACTATTCCTCCTATTGACTTTAATGCTTCAAGCAATGCATTACCCCTTGTTTTTGAATCAGCAACGCTTTCGCGAAAGGATACTTTTTATATTGATCGTGATCGCACGGTGAACTTCCTTAAAGAAGCGATCGAACGGCACTATCAATTTTCTCAACCCCCGGAGCTGCAGCGTGAATTGGGAGAAGGAGGCATCATACAATCAGTTTTGTACAGTAATCAAAAACCGCTTCGAAATGAAAGTCTATCCCTCGAAGATGCCGGAATAGAGCCCTATGCACTGATCCAATTCAATTATCAGTTGATCGTTCGTTAGACCGACCGATGGACAAGCTATAATCGAGCCAGCACAAAAACATAATTATTTGATAATTAATTATTTACTATCTTACCTCATTGCAGTAAACCATCAAACCGATCGATAGTTCAAACGATGAATCTTAAATCATTACTTGTTTCAAGCTGTATTATTCTAGCGAGCTTTACCCCTAGGGTTAGCGCTCAAGATTCAATCGCTCCCGTTTCTTTCACGGGAATCGAAGATTCTATCGCCCTGGTTTTTTTATATCGTAAAGAAAGCAGAAAAGACACCTTTGCCATAGACCGCTCCTCGTCGGTTGGGTTTCTTAAAGAGCAACTCATCAAGCACTACGACCTTAAATTTCCACCACAGTTGATAGAAAGAGCCGCTTCGGGTGGATATAACTTGAATACGCTCTTATTGGCGAATCAACAGCCTCAATACAGGGAAGGGAATTCGATCCAAAACGCAGAAGTGGACCCATACGCCTTATTGGACCTGGACTTTATGATGACCCAAAACGCCATCATGGCCTGCCAACCCATCTCCATGGTCATACAAGTCGATGGCATTTCACCTGTCAAAGGAGTGACCCCCACTTTGACTATTGGAGGAACACATGTTTCTAGTGAAGTAACCGTAGCCAAGGACAAGTATCAGTTTTATTTTGATGCGATCGGTTTATGCAACTACAATTCTTGGATAGGCAAATTAGAACTCGGTGATGAGCGCTATTACCTGACAAATCCAGTTCAGGCTGACTTTAAAACTAAATTTGATGCCGATGATCAACTGATCTTCGAAGTTCCTGAAATCAAAGACTAATCGTGAGGATTCGAGAAACTTAAGGATACGTTGGATCATCGTATCCAAATCCTTCTTGTCCTTACGTACACAGGTTTTTTAATGAATACCCTGCTCTAGACTCCACGGTATCCCAAAATACTAGTCCCATTTACGCAACCATCCCATACTTTCGTATCTACTGATAAATCCTAACCATGCGAGCTATACTTTCCTTCTTGGTGTTAAGCCTATTCCTTTGCTCTTGTTCTAATGATGATGATGCCAGTGATCAACAACGCATAGATTACAATTTGTACACCAATGCTGCCCTTAACATTCCTGCTGAGGATGCCGACTTTTTCCTGGTTACCATAGCGGAGACCGGAGATCAATTGGTATTTGAGTATGTCCTGGATATCCCTTCCGACCCGGACATAGCTGATTCGGGCTTTCGCGAAAGCATACTCTTTGAGATCGATGCTTCAACTACAACATTTGAAGTCTCTGACGAGGATTTATTGACGATCAATCCCTATTACCGACAAAGCTGTTTCTGTGAAACGGTAGAAAGTGTCTTGATTCAATCCGGTACCATCAGCGGTACCCGCAGCGATCAAAACTCCTGGCAGATCGATATCGATGTGGAGATTGACCTGGGAGGTACTTTACCTCTTGAGAAACAAGTTTCGGGGGTGTTCCGTCAGAATTAAGCCCTAGATCCAGATAAACACGGCGATACCGACAAATACGATCAGTTGTGCCCAGCGCATGACCTGCCCGGCCCGTTGATTCTGTTCAATATAGTGCTTGATATGTCCGGCCAGTAAGGCGATTAGGGCGAAGAGTATAAAACTGACTCCCATAAACGTAAGACCCAGCACATAGAACTGCATCACAGTGTCTTCTTCCGGTTTCCACAAAAAAGCCGGAAAAAAGGCCAGAAAGAATAGGATCACTTTAGGGTTGAGCAAATTCATGGCTACGCCTTGCTTGAAGTAATTCCAGGGACTTTTTTGAGCGCCTCCGCCTTCCAGTTGGATGCTGCCGTCACTGCGGAACACCTGATACGCCAAATACAAAAGATAAGCCGATCCAAACACTTTGATGAGGGTCATCATCCAGGGGGAGGTGGAGATCAAAGCGGAGACCCCAAAGGCGATGAGGGTGGTATGTACAATGCAACCGGAAATAAGCCCACAAACGATGGCCAAGCCGCTTTTGCTTCCGTAAGCCATGCTTTGGGTCAGCACGAAAATGTTATCCGGTCCCGGAGAAAGGGCCAGAGCCGCAGTAGCCAGGCTGAATGAAAAAAGGGCTTCCCACATACCGATCTGATTTAGGCCTCCATCCGATCTAATAAGGCCTGATTAATAGCGCGGATCAAGCCCGGTCCTTCATACACAAAACCGGTGTAAAGTTGGACCAGACTGGCGCCGGCGTCCAATTTTGCTAACGCATCTTCAGCGGTCATGATTCCCCCCACACCAATGATGGGAAAACTCCCCTGACTGTGCTCGTGCAAAAACCGGATAACCTCTGTACTTCTCTGGGTCAATGGTTTGCCACTCAGGCCGCCAATCTCTTTGCGATGCTTCCCATGAAGATCCTCCCGCGCGATGGTGGTGTTGGTCGCTATGACACCGTCAATCTGCGTATCCGAGACGATACCAATGATATCCATCAACTGCTCATTGGTCAGGTCTGGAGCGATCTTAAGCAGTAACGGCTTGGGATGATCCTTGCTTTTATTGAGGCCCTGCAATCGGATAAGGAGTTGAGTAAGCGGTTCCCGGTCTTGCAGTTCGCGAAGACCCGGAGTATTGGGAGAGCTGACATTGACCACAAAGTAATCCACATGATCGAACAAGGCTTCAAAGCAGCGCTCGTAGTCTTCGGCAGCCACTTCATTGGGCGTCGTTTTGTTCTTCCCAATATTGCCTCCCACCAGCACCTTTCTTTTTCGACGCAATCGGGCTACAGCCTCTTCTACCCCATCATTATTAAATCCCATGCGGTTGATGATGGCTTGATCTTCCTTCAAGCGGAACAAGCGTTTTTTTGGATTCCCGGTTTGGGGTCGAGGCGTTACCGTCCCGATTTCAATAAAACCGAAGCCCAGATCGGCCAGTTCATTCACCCCTTTAGCATCCTTGTCAAAGCCGGCGGCCAGGCCTACCGGATTGGGGAATTTCAGGCCGAAAACGGTACGCTCCAGACGCGGATCGTTGTTGGATTTCGCTTTCGCGAAAGCGGAAACCAAGCCGAGCCTTCCCATAAATTTGAGCGCCTTAAAACTAAAATGATGAACACCTTCCGGATCGAACTGAAATAAGAGGGGTCTGATGATGGATTTATACATAAGGAATCAATTCCGGCAAAGGTAATTCCTGTAAGCTCGTTGACCCAAATGCGAGCGGATAAATTGACGATTTGTATTCGATTTGCATGCCTTTGAATTAATTTTGAAAGCAGGAACAACCGCCATGATTGATAAAGAAAAACTGATCCAGCGTTTCATCAGCTACGTGACCATCGACACCGAAAGTGATCCGGAAAGCAACACGACGCCCAGCACGGAGAAGCAATGGGTACTCGCCCGAAAACTAGCAGACGAACTCAAAGCCATGGGCCTGGCCGAGGTAAGTATAGATGATAAGGCTTACGTGATGGCTACCCTACCCTCCAATGTGGCACATGAGGTACCTGCCATTGGGTTTATTTCCCACTTCGACACCACGCCCGATTTTACCGGGGCCGGAGTACGACCTCAGCGCATAGACGACTACGATGGCGGAGACATCCTTTTGAACGAGGAAGAACAAATCGTCCTCTCGCCCAAAGAATTTGAGGATCTGCTCCTCTACAAAGGGCAAACCTTGATCACTACCGATGGAACAACCTTATTGGGTGCCGATGACAAGGCCGGGATTACCGAGATCATGGAGGCAGTTCAATACCTGATACAACATCCGGAAATAAAGCACGGCCCCATCAAAATAGGCTTCACCCCCGATGAGGAGATCGGTCGGGGTGCCCATCACTTCGACGTGGAGCAATTTGGCGCCCAATGGGCCTATACGATGGACGGGAGCCAGGTGGGCGAACTCGAGTATGAGAATTTTAATGCAGCAGGAGCCGTAGTCACGGTCAAAGGGAAAATGGTGCACCCCGGTATGGCCAAGGGCAAGATGATCAACAGCCTATACATTGCACAGGATTACATCAACTCCTTACCGCGCTTAGAAACGCCTGAACATACTTCCGGACGCGAAGGCTTCTTTCATCTCTCCGAGATCCAGGGGGATGTAGAGGAAACCAAACTGGAGTACATCATCAGAGATCACGACAAGGGGCACTTTGAAGCGCGCAAGGCCATGATGCGGCAATTGGCTGACGAGATCAACCAGCAGTACGAACGTCATGCGGTCTCGGTAGCCATAAATGATCAATACTACAATATGCGCGAAAAGATCGAGCCCGTTATGCATATCGTAGACCTGGCCGAACAGGCCATGAAGGCCCTGGACATTGAGCCCATCATCAAACCCATACGCGGGGGTACCGACGGTTCACAACTGAGCTATATGGGCCTGCCCTGCCCCAATATTTTTGCCGGGGGACATAATTTTCACGGGCGTTATGAGTACGTACCAGTAGAAAGTATGATCAAGGCAACTCAGGTGATCATTACCATCGCTGAACTCACTGCAAAAAAATACGCCTCCTAGAAGCAACCTTTTTTACTTGTATGTATCTTATTTAAAATCAATCTAAATAATTTACATGAAACAATTCGTAGTTGCCCTCGCCTTAGTGATCTCCGGCCTTTTAAGTGCCCAGGAAGACAATCCCTCTCCATTTCTCGAAAATCAACCCCGTCACGAACTTCGTCTAGACGCTATTGAGCTTATAGCCGTCAGCGCACTGGAGTTGAGCTATGAGTACGTCATCAGTCAGTATTCGGGTGCCGGAGCTTCGTTGACCATCAGTCTGGACAGCGATTCTGTATCGGAAGAGAACTGGAAGTTCACTCCTTTTTACCGCCAGTACTTCTTCAACAATCAGGACTATGGAGCCCGCGGGTTTTTCGCCGAGGCCAATCTGCAAGTCGCTTTTTTAGAAGATCCACCTTGTGAAGAATGTGTGGAGCTGGGCGAGCGCGCCGATTTTACCACCATGGGTGCCGGCCTGGCCTTGGGTCAAAAATGGTTAAGCCGCAATGGCTTCTCTCTGGAACTAAGCGCCGGTATAGGTCGCTACTTCATCAATAACCAGGACCGCGATTTTTATTTTAGAGGCGGTGTTCTGGTAGGCTATCGCTTTTAGAAAATAAAAACCCGAGGCTCACGCCTCGGGTTTTTATTTGCATCTATTCGGCCCTATTTCTTTTTGGCCGGTGGAGCATTTAATTTACTGCTCATTTCCATGGAGATGGCAGACTGTTCCATTTTTACTTTCCCGGCTCCTATCTCGATCACACAAGTGCCGTCGTTATTGAGATCCAGTACCTTCCCGTGCATACCGCTTTTGGTGATCACACGATCCCCTCGCTTAAGGCTGCTGGCAAAGGCTTTTTCTTTTTTCTGCTTACGCATCTGGGGCAAGATGATAAACAGGTAAAAGACAATAAAAATGAGTATAAACGGTAAAAACTGTTGTATTTGCTCCATGAATTAGACTTATGCTCCGGCTTTAGGTACTACGAAAGCGTTGATTTTCACTTGCTCCGTTCCGGCTTCAGTATTGGTTTTGATGGTTACGGTTTTAGTCACCGCATTGGTCCCGCTACCGTTGTATTTCACAAGAAGCTCTCCTTTTTCTCCCGGTTGTACAGGCTCCTTAGAGTAAGAAGGTACAGTACATCCGCAAGTACTTTTAGCATCAACGATCACTAAAGGTGCCTTACCGGTATTGGTAAAGGTAAATACGTGCTCCACATTGTCATTCTTGTTGATCGTTCCAAAGTCAAACTCCGTTTCGTCAAAAGTCATGACCGGGAAAACAGCCGCTTCTGCATCTCGTGCAGCAGCAACTTCCACATTCTCTTCTTTTACTTTGCTCGAGGCATCCTCTTTACACGCTGTAAACGCTACAGTGGCCACAGCAGCAAGCATTAAAATTCCTTTTTTCATTTTGTTAAGTATTAAAGGGTTATAAGTAGGTCGCAAAAATAAGATAATTTTTCATTCAATCAGTCCGCGCCCGGTTTTGTTCAATTTGCCCTCCTTTTTGTACTCGCGTTTCATACGGTCTAAGATCCCGTTGATGAAGATACTGCTCTTGGGAGTGCTGTATTCTTTGGCGATCTCCAGATACTCATTGATGGAGGCCTTTACCGGTATCTCCGGGAATTTTTGAAATTCACATAGGGCCATAGTGATCAGTACCAGATCGATCTCAGCGATGCGGTCTTTATCCCAGTTGGGCGTACGCGTGATCACCTCCTGAGTCAGCGACTCCCGGCTTTGAGCCGCCCGTAGAAACAAGTTTTTGGTAAACTGCTCGTCGTCCTCGTCTTTGTACAAATTGATAAGCACAGCACCTTCAGGGCTCGCCGGTTTCAGCTTACCCAATTTTTTTACGATGGTCGTATTTACTAAAGGCAGGTCATCTACCCAGGTGATCTTTTGATCTTCCAGGTAATCGTAGAGCTTTTCATTGGGCGCAATGACCTGTTTGAATAGATCGATCACAAAGGCCCGATCTTCCTTAAAGCTGTCTGTTTCAGACTCCATGTATTCCTGATACACGCTTCCGGCTACCATCTCGTGGTACAGTATATCCACATACTCATCGTCCAATTCCCAGTTCTTGAGCTTGCGCTTTTTCAATTCCTGTTGCAGCAATTGATTGTCCTGAAAATAGTTCAGAACCCGGTTATTGATGAATTTTTGATTGGGATTGCGCTCGGCTTCGGTGGCCAGGTGCTTTTTCTGAGAGATGTCCATGTACGCTTTCGCGAAAGCGTGCACTTTGACCAGCAATTGAAGCTCGAGGAGGTATAAATCGTACATCTGACCAATACTCTGATGCAGGAATTTCTCCTCTTTATCCAGATTAGGTTGTTCCATTTTCTGCATCGCGTAGAGCGATTGCATCACTTTTACACGAATGTGTCTTCGATTTAGCATAGCTTCAATGAACTTTTTGCGGTTTTGGCAACAGGTCAACTATCCACTACCTGACCCAGCGCAAAAATACTTTTTTTCAAAAACTAAAAGCCCGTTGACCGGAGAAATTACATTCGCCCGCGTAGAAGATGATTAATTCAAGCGTAGTGATCTGCATATCTGTCTGAATGGGTATCTTTGGCCTTGCTAAGAAAAAGACCGACCTCATTATCCAAACGCTATGGGAGCACTGTGGAGCCTCAATCATTATTTGCTTAAATACAAGTGGCGCCTAATTTTGGGCTTCTTTATCGTTCTGCTCGCTCGGGTACTGGCGATTTTGACGCCCAAGTTTTCCGGAGACATGATCGAAACGCTGGAAGATTATATCCGGAATGACAGCATGACCCTGGCCGAATTGAAAGAATCGCTGCTGATCACCCTGGGATTGCTGCTGGGAGCAGCACTGCTTTCCGCCTTTTTTACCTTTTTGATGCGGCAGATGTTCATTGTTGTTTCCCGCTTTATTGAGGCCGATCTTAAAGACGACATTTACGAACAATACCAGCGGCTCTCCTTAAGCTTTTATAAACAGAACCGCACCGGAGATCTGATGAACCGCATCAGCGAAGACGTATCCAAAGTACGCATGTATTTGGGTCCGGCCATCATGTACGGCGTTACTACGCTCATTCTCTTCGCTACCATCATTCCCTACATGTACAGTCAGGCCCCTACCCTAACCTTATACACGCTGATCCCCTTGCCTATTCTTTCGGTAGCCATCTATCAGTTGAGTCGGGCCATTCACAAACGCAGCACCGTGGTCCAGGAGTTTCTTTCCAAGCTGAGCACCTTTACCCAGGAATCGTTTAGCGGGATTGGAGTGATCAAAGCCTACGGAATGGAACCGCAGACCTATGATAATTTTGCCGGACTCAGTGAAGAGAGCAAAGAAAAAAACCTCGACCTGGTGCGGGTACAGGCTTTTTTCTTCCCGCTGATGATTGCCTTAATCGGGGTGAGTAATCTCTTGGTTATTTACATAGGTGGACGACAGTACATCGACGGAGAGATTCCCGATCTGGGGATCATCGTAGAGTTTACCATCTTCGTCAATATGCTTACCTGGCCCGTGGCCAGTGTGGGCTGGATCACCTCGTTGGTTCAACAAGCAGAAGCCTCTCAGGTACGCATCAACGAATTTTTAAAGATTGAACCCAAGATCGAAAATAAGGTCAATCAGCACAGTGACATTCAGGGAGCCATCCAATTTAAGAACGTTAGCTTTACCTACGAAGACACCAACATAACTGCCCTAAAAAACATCAGTTTTGAAGTCGCCTCCGGCGAAACGTTAGCCATCGTCGGGCGCACCGGTTCTGGAAAATCCACTGTACTCGAACTCCTGGGCCGACTCTACGACATTGAGAACGGCCAATTACTCATAGATCATACGCCCATTGACCAACTGCATTTGGATGATCTGCGATCGGCCATTGGCTATGTACCCCAGGATGCCTTTTTGTTTAGCGACACCATCAAAGAGAACATCAAATTCGGTAAAGCCGATGCCAGCGATGAAGAGGTAGAACAAGCGGCACGTGCGGCAGCCGTGCATGACAACATAGCA includes:
- a CDS encoding nuclear transport factor 2 family protein → MYSFLKYLRPLGVIALILLLIGCTTSHSPEPEIDPDPSSEKKAILAALNQETQAAFTRDYEAWKSYWIQEPYVTKYYLHLPDSSFTQTEGWTAIDDFVQSYMTDHPEPDPLPAPLTEADIRLYGTGAWVTYEQIDPARGRKKETRLMEKDNGQWKIAGMKTIIYGGH
- a CDS encoding LysE family translocator — encoded protein: MWEALFSFSLATAALALSPGPDNIFVLTQSMAYGSKSGLAIVCGLISGCIVHTTLIAFGVSALISTSPWMMTLIKVFGSAYLLYLAYQVFRSDGSIQLEGGGAQKSPWNYFKQGVAMNLLNPKVILFFLAFFPAFLWKPEEDTVMQFYVLGLTFMGVSFILFALIALLAGHIKHYIEQNQRAGQVMRWAQLIVFVGIAVFIWI
- a CDS encoding GAP family protein gives rise to the protein MDVAILPLALTVMLGPQILVAMLLVTREDAVSSSLVYVSAVGITLLTTTYVYYRLAQATDLHTLAVGNRPSFRYVLILLFIYLIGRSILNRKQITEPPKWMQGITKASYGKIFALGCALIAFMPTDIAVSFSVGSLLHSQDLIFWKILPFLGVVMIIAALPLLFFLALGSRGPQYLQQVNQWLNTHGYLINVILFSYFIFLLV
- a CDS encoding quinone-dependent dihydroorotate dehydrogenase, whose product is MYKSIIRPLLFQFDPEGVHHFSFKALKFMGRLGLVSAFAKAKSNNDPRLERTVFGLKFPNPVGLAAGFDKDAKGVNELADLGFGFIEIGTVTPRPQTGNPKKRLFRLKEDQAIINRMGFNNDGVEEAVARLRRKRKVLVGGNIGKNKTTPNEVAAEDYERCFEALFDHVDYFVVNVSSPNTPGLRELQDREPLTQLLIRLQGLNKSKDHPKPLLLKIAPDLTNEQLMDIIGIVSDTQIDGVIATNTTIAREDLHGKHRKEIGGLSGKPLTQRSTEVIRFLHEHSQGSFPIIGVGGIMTAEDALAKLDAGASLVQLYTGFVYEGPGLIRAINQALLDRMEA
- a CDS encoding S41 family peptidase → MKRKPLSLLLLLLPLLSLQAQKSNCECEKDFLFLHEKIERTPAYKINRTAYQSTRAELQNAASSAQSQYECYLILNKLLLPLNDNHSRIYGIDPGATSELRSRPEGLAPFKKTALYSAYPKTALDLDSLKIALSDKPATNLEGIYTRGDSLRIGLVKTHKVVEYQAIVLSEGFELWSPGEVIYSYIPYGNDYLLGVGGGISSKRMIAYTERIDQGTFAFMGFSKHSEQFNYGAKLPTDNLYFRQELGPEITYLSVGSFNSWYPTLSDAEAFYASLENSLTKEHLILDLRNNGGGGERNSNLLLKILKKYAKEHNLYVLTNHRTASNAEQFTHELRSWKRATIFGQRTNGTLAYEIKDSSYELPCGQFVAILSSKKHAEYLPFESQGLEPDHLLDPTSDWIEQVVEYIRNH
- a CDS encoding alkyl sulfatase dimerization domain-containing protein, with the translated sequence MKKVLLGAILLALFACEENRSFDQSLLDPEVLDHNVPLDVEPYADEEILKNLAPIRARFDNFAITKDSEFINDRMTSFGKQMPKTIYEPVKDKAFLMAGWQLTSTLIVVGDDGLIVVDPGESDEASERIYADFKKETKIDLPVKAVIYTHRHPDHSFGSAGMGVTQEQVDQGDVRIFAHHQFMEYLANDASVVGKILTERTAYGGATYLGQNEKGLVHAGLGPTFAGGKISFYRPTDLVNGKLETEVAGVKIVLFEAYGDAEDEIDVYFPDIRHVHGSETIQGESFPNLYTLRGTKYRDLVKWYKGVDNLLDYAKQSDSYSHSHMRSWVGNDFIVERIQNYRDAIQYVHDQSIYHINKGATAEELVDLVQLPQHLKSDPWLQEFYGSVEHVVRNVYNGYLGWYTGDATQLATPSFERKAKLYVSALGGRDNILKIAQEAIDAQDYGWAMEITTHVIRSNPEDQEARNLKAKAMEEWGYDQANIYYRNFALSGAKELDGSLDKSGAFDFANPVIIEQFAIGTILENLRVSVNAEKAKDADFKIGFKITDREEQFGFHVRNGLAAFYERIPENADVVVSIPSQVVYDFVLGKARVKDAINNGKGSAEGDLDQLDVFANYFDFGKSNINLSSR
- a CDS encoding toll/interleukin-1 receptor domain-containing protein → MHDLFLSYSKSDLKIAKKIAQALEKEGIDVWWDHDIATGDTWDTAIEKAIDSCRCVVVLWSPSAVDSEWVRIEAAEGKKRNILIPVRIIKTEVPLAFRRRQYSDLIQWSGNHKDPAFLKLVNDIKQVLQGAKTAQQDLLTPASKTESSYPLKKKQWTVIIGALLLITVFVLYFQGQLSFPSTSAEKTIPPIDFNASSNALPLVFESATLSRKDTFYIDRDRTVNFLKEAIERHYQFSQPPELQRELGEGGIIQSVLYSNQKPLRNESLSLEDAGIEPYALIQFNYQLIVR